The proteins below come from a single Equus asinus isolate D_3611 breed Donkey unplaced genomic scaffold, EquAss-T2T_v2 contig_619, whole genome shotgun sequence genomic window:
- the LOC123278831 gene encoding protein piccolo-like isoform X2, whose amino-acid sequence MCPPQPVERAPPGPAPTAPGQRRTECAEPSHPNRPAGRSCRPEPSGPSQAQPREQEPERGAWPGPWRPTRADMRLHEPSLCQDPSLRQELASLARGCDFVLPSRFKKRLKAFQQVQTKEEPLPPARASPPSTSPEAVRRGQ is encoded by the exons atgtgccctcctcagcctgtgGAACGCGCGccgcctgggccggcccccacagcgcCTGGCCAGCGACGCACGGAGTGCGCTGAGCCCAGCCACCCCAACCGTCCTGCCGGGCGCAGCTGCCGCCCCGAGCCCAgcggccccagccaggcccagccccgagAGCAAGAGCCAGAGCGAGGTGCCTGGCCCGGGCCCTGGCGGCCCACGCGAGCCGACATGCGGCTCCACGAGCCGTCGCTGTGCCAggaccccagcctgaggcaggagctggcctcaCTGGCCCGCGGCTGCGACTTCGTGCTGCCCTCCCGCTTCAAGAAGAGGCTCAAGGCCTTCCAGCAGGTCCAG ACAAAGGAGGAGCCCCTGCCACCAGCCAGAGCATCCCCACCTTCTACTTCCCCCGAGGCCGTCCGCAGGGGACAGTGA
- the LOC123278831 gene encoding protein piccolo-like isoform X1 encodes MCPPQPVERAPPGPAPTAPGQRRTECAEPSHPNRPAGRSCRPEPSGPSQAQPREQEPERGAWPGPWRPTRADMRLHEPSLCQDPSLRQELASLARGCDFVLPSRFKKRLKAFQQVQVQTKEEPLPPARASPPSTSPEAVRRGQ; translated from the exons atgtgccctcctcagcctgtgGAACGCGCGccgcctgggccggcccccacagcgcCTGGCCAGCGACGCACGGAGTGCGCTGAGCCCAGCCACCCCAACCGTCCTGCCGGGCGCAGCTGCCGCCCCGAGCCCAgcggccccagccaggcccagccccgagAGCAAGAGCCAGAGCGAGGTGCCTGGCCCGGGCCCTGGCGGCCCACGCGAGCCGACATGCGGCTCCACGAGCCGTCGCTGTGCCAggaccccagcctgaggcaggagctggcctcaCTGGCCCGCGGCTGCGACTTCGTGCTGCCCTCCCGCTTCAAGAAGAGGCTCAAGGCCTTCCAGCAGGTCCAG GTCCAGACAAAGGAGGAGCCCCTGCCACCAGCCAGAGCATCCCCACCTTCTACTTCCCCCGAGGCCGTCCGCAGGGGACAGTGA